In Dermacentor silvarum isolate Dsil-2018 chromosome 2, BIME_Dsil_1.4, whole genome shotgun sequence, the following proteins share a genomic window:
- the LOC119442934 gene encoding UPF0489 protein C5orf22 homolog: MGRPIPVHVVEPHFHALDHIYRAIGSKKLNFDGLVMIHFDAHPDLVIPPQLEPLKIHDREHVMSSIDIESWIMPAALAGHFDRLLWVRSPWSDQLPDGDHCFLIGEKDGRAKVSSALPYFLSECAWAPSEELSGAHGVTLRVRPLDWLLAQRSQNEAWRPSSRQLVLDIDLDFYSTQDPFSLMFTASQMARLRKLYHWDWPKDVCDAQKIKEAQEGRARQLEHLRTCLNYQLHDSKNLEQPDDENSLEEPSYPAELVALCSDLRERPPIGETLHADLVHDAGCTCDLDSTLPHHQSSKQEVLDLIANTARFLQSLCAAPAVITIARSSVDAYCPPEQVDFIQHSVIDMLRSVYGELEVQLDYDSAGDT, encoded by the exons ATGGGTCGCCCTATTCCGGTTCACGTGGTTGAGCCACACTTTCATGCATTGGATCACATTTACCGTGCCATTGGGTCCAAGAAATTGAACTTCGATGGCCTGGTAATGATTCATTTTGATGCCCATCCGGACCTTGTAATTCCTCCCCAGCTCGAACCGCTAAAGATTCATGACCGTGAACATGTAATGTCATCTATTGACATTGAAAGCTGGATTATGCCTGCAGCTTTGGCAGGTCACTTTGACCGCCTGCTCTGGGTTCGTTCACCCTGGTCAGATCAGTTGCCCGACGGAGACCACTGCTTTCTAATTGGCGAAAAG GATGGACGTGCCAAGGTTTCCAGTGCACTGCCATACTTCCTGAGTGAGTGTGCTTGGGCACCGAGTGAAGAACTGTCCGGCGCACACGGGGTGACTCTCAGGGTTCGGCCGCTGGACTGGTTACTCGCGCAGCGATCCCAGAATGAGGCCTGGCGGCCAAGCTCACGACAGCTGGTGTTAGACATTGATCTCGACTTTTACAGCACACAGGACCCCTTCTCACTCATGTTCACTGCCAGCCAGATGGCCAGGCTGCGAAAACTTTACCACTGGGACTGGCCCAAAGATGTGTGTGATGCTCAGAAGATCAAG GAAGCTCAAGAGGGTCGTGCTAGGCAACTTGAACACCTGAGGACCTGTCTTAACTACCAGTTGCATGACAGCAAAAACTTGGAGCAGCCAGACGATGAAAACAGCCTCGAAGAGCCTTCATACCCAGCCGAGCTGGTGGCTTTATGCAGTGACCTGAGGGAACGACCCCCAATCGGAGAAACTCTGCACGCCGATTTGGTTCACGATGCTGGTTGCACGTGCGACTTAGACTCTACATTACCTCACCATCAAAGCTCAAAGCAGGAAGTCTTGGATCTCATCGCCAACACAGCTCGTTTTCTCCAGAGCTTGTGTGCAGCACCAGCAGTGATAACTATTGCACGTTCCAGTGTTGATGCTTACTGTCCGCCGGAACAAGTCGACTTCATTCAACATTCGGTGATCGACATGCTTAGGAGTGTGTATGGTGAACTGGAAGTACAGTTAGATTATGACAGTGCTGGTGATACATAA